From Onychostoma macrolepis isolate SWU-2019 chromosome 05, ASM1243209v1, whole genome shotgun sequence:
ACTGTTCTTTGGACTTATGAATGAGTTGAACGAACATGAGCTCATCCACACTGACACTTATGGTGCAATTTACCAGACATATGTCATTATGAATGAGACATGGCCTTTAAAACGGAGGCACATGCTGATGTGGCCTATCACCATGATGACGTGACAATTAATTACGTGATGGTGCAGTCCAGCGGAAAGCAGCAGGATATCACAGCTGCTGTATGAATGTCATTAAACAGCCTGCAAGAGCAGATAAGAcactgtgtttatgtgtgtcaATAATTGGGAAGTGCAGCATTAAGCTGGTCATGGGTGCTTGTGAAAGTTTGGTTTTATgctgctttgtttttaaatagagCGCAACAGTGGccaccttatatatatatatatttttttctattcacTTTCTCAATAgagatttaaatgaataattataaagagTTCTGTTCCTTGAAAAATATTACCAACCCTCAAACTCTGCAATTGCAGTACTTACCTATTCTGCATGTAGAAAATTTTAAGCACTGTGATTGTATTATGACAACGTTTTTATttccaacattttattttcaactcatcacagaaataaattacattttaaaatatattccaacTAAACggttattgtaaattgtaataaatattatttcacagtgttttgctgtatttttgatcaaataagagattgctttcaaaaacacatatttacatatgagAGAGTGActtgtttattcatttaccAGCTTGATTACATTATTCACAGTGCTTCTTTGGAGTGGGTGGTTGACGCTGAACTGCTGTTTTCTTCCTGATTGATTTGCCATGAATCTCTTAAGGTGGATCATTCTTCTCAGGAATAATGTGAAGTGTATTTCTTCCCCTGTTAAACTGAAGAAAGGAAAAAACTTAAGCAATGCATCATCAAATGTTAAGGCATTAAtgaattttatgcacaaaactgGTCTTATTAGAATAATTTAAGATGAGATCAATGAAACCATGATTTTACACACTCCAATATCGTGGCAGTATGCACTGTTAATGTTGGTCTGTAGCGCGCCGGAAAACTAAAAGGAACACTGCAGGAAGCTACAGACAAAATATGGACTGTGTCAACTAGTGAACTTAATTCACAGCAGTCCTAAAATAAAAAGTCTGTTGCCCTATTTATTATACAAACGTCCTCATCAATTATTGTTCTGCACATTACAATACTTCAATCAGGATGATAAGAGATTATTTGAGAACCTATTATGATAAGATACCTGTATATAACCAtataattactttattatgtTAACATTACataattgcactgtaaaaataactACCTAAAAAAGAGAGATTAGAATGTGTAGAGGCTATTTTAAACCAGTCTTTGAAATCCATAAAGGTGGTCAGTGGTGAAATGCAattacatgtttgttttttttctttctgaacaTAACCACTAATGTTGAAAGCACTTCTGCCTAATGGCCAGAACTCACAGCACTCTCTCACACTCCTTAGAGAGCTCTTTCTTCAACCCTGTCTCCAAATCTCATAACTAAGAGAGGCCTAGTTACGAATATACTGGCAACAGACATATATGAAAAATTGAACTAGTGCTACTAATATCTAGAACTAGTACAAAGCTGAGTTATGCAGTAAATTGCCAGAGCAGCACTAACACtgacatgtttttaattaagtcAGTACATCTGTTTTTCAGGATGAGTTTTTATTCACggtaattaaatgtattacctTTCATTGACTTGTAAAAGCAATTTTAAACATAGCAGCATGactttataaaagtatttttattttttggattgctttgcactgatttattcttaagatttttaaaaaggaaatgtACATCTCTTTAGGAAATATTTGAATGCTAGAAATTCACTTTGATGTGCtttgcatataaaaaaaaaaggtgactAAATGAATGCTGCCTCTTTTTCCTTTTAGGGATTTTCTGCCCCGTGGCTCTGGTATTGTCACTCGGCGCCCCCTAGTGCTGCAGCTCATCAACTGCCCTACTGGTAAATATCTTGTTTGCATTAGAGCAGGGGTCGGGAACCTTTTTTGACCAAAGAGacgtttttttgcatttttccaaaagtaaataaacattaaaatattatatatatatatatgtgttattattttaaaccttTTATCAGCTTATGTAGGCTCTAAAACATATGAATTGCTGATCTCTAGTGATGTCTAATTTTTGTAATAGATCATTTGTTGGTGAAGCCACGTGATTTTTGTCAAAGAGCCAGGTGTGGCTTGCGAGCCATAGCTTCCCGACCCCTGCATTAGAGGGAAGCCAAGAAGCTCTGTAGTTTTTAAATCCATGTTTTTAGGGAATAGGTCACCCAGAAATTTAAATTTGCGGAAAATTTACTCAGGCCATCCAAattatagatgagtttgtttcttcaccaGAAAagttttggagaaatttagcattacatcacttgctcaccaatggatcctgtgcagtgaatgggtgccgtcagaatgagagtccaaacagctgataaaaaaacatcacaattttccacaagtaatccacatgactccagtccatcaattaatgtcctGTAAAGTGAAAAGTTGTCTGTTTGTAACaagcaaatccatcattaacatcatttttaacattaaaaccaTCACTTCTAGCCAAAATATGCagccataatccataataacgcttcctccagtgattAAGTCCATCccttgttgtcctctcacatcaaaatccaccaaaaaTATGTTTAGAAGTGTTTTGGACttttttcacttgtaaacagtgcttgatctgtgcatatttctctcctgatttagATGAGATGACTGTTTCACTGAAGAAAGTAGTCTTATCCATAGAGGActtgtttgaagttaaaaaaacctttattatggatttgtttcttacataCACTCAGTtgttcacttcacaagatgtgaattaatggactggagtcttgtggattattgtgatattttgatcagctgtttggactctatttctgatggcacccattcactacagaggatccattagtgagcaagtgattaaacgctaaatttctccaaatctattctGAGGAAGAAACAAGgtgatacattttcagcaaatttgtatttttgggtgaagtgtTACTCCTAGGCAAAACTAAAAAGCAGTTTTGTTAAAATGTCTTTTCTGATTGCTTATTTCCAGAATATGCTGAGTTTTTGCATTGCAAAGGGAAGAAGTTTACAGATTTTGATGAGGTTCGTCAGGAAATTGAGGCAGAGACAGATCGCATCACTGGCCAAAACAAAGGCATTTCACCAGTCCCTATCAGTCTGCGCGTCTATTCGCCTCATGGTACTTACATTCATGCACATACAGAGATTTAACCATGATCATATCTAATTATTCTGTTACATATAACCATGCATTGTAAAATATCAGATATAATCCTGTCACTCCTTGTTTTCATCGCCAGTTTTGAATCTCACCCTTGTGGACTTGCCTGGTATGACCAAAGTGCCGGTAGGGGACCAGCCGCATGACATTGAGTTTCAGATCAGGGATATGCTAATGCAGTTTGTGACTAAGGAGAACTGCTTGTTGCTGGCTGTGTCTCCGGCCAACTCTGACCTGGCCAACTCAGATGCCCTCAAGATTGCCAAGGAGGTGGACCCTCAGGGTGAGTTATCATCCAGCAACGACTAAAAACATGTTCTAAAATATTTGCATGCTTGCAGGCATAATTATGCGATATTAGTAAAGCTCTTctcatttaaaaattgtatttgatCATGCATcgatgtgtatgtgtgtttgtgagtagGTATGAGAACTATAGGTGTGATCACTAAATTGGATCTAATGGATGAAGGAACCGATGCACGTGACATTCTGGAGAACAAGCTTCTTCCTTTACGTAGAGGTAAAGTCAGTGTGCAAAGAGAAAGCATTCATACACATTCATTCACAGTATCCACACTCACTCTTATGCCTAATATGCTGAAAATGTTAACCCAGTTAATGTTTCTTATCAATTTCTAAATCATTTGAAAGGTTTTTAAGTTTcctgtgattatttttttaatgattattttacttccttttatttaaagcactttgaattaccataaacttgccttgccttgccttatcTTGTCACATTCAATTACAAAGTGAATcacacaaattatttattttacactacTATTATACAATTAGTAATGTTGGGTGTTACTGTCAATCATTTAACATTTCTGTTATAAAACCGttgataaatatttaatgtgtaacTACTTACAGCTTACCTTGCACCATCCTAATAACATACAGTTCAATGTGTAATGGAGTACAGCAGAGCAGCATCAAGCATATAAAATATTTGGGGGACAGTTTGACCAATTCTGATCACTGATGATAAATCAGATTTATTCACCactgaatgtaaaataaatatgtctCTGGTCTCTTGAAAGCAAAATTTAgggcaggaaaaaaaaaatgtataaggAGGTTacgcatttatttatatatttatttgtctataAGGGCACTCAGACATAAGATCCAGGAGAGATTCAGGGAGAAATATTCTGTAAGgacatttgtgcttttgaagCCTTTGATGCACTATTAAGTCTAAGTCTTCCAGTGCATTTTAGCAGCTGCTATTCTTTTTGCACTTGTAGATGACCTTTCTCCCCTATTATTcactacattacattacatctacttttaatcatttaacagatgcttttatccaaaacaacttacaaatgaggacaaaagAAGCAATCAAACCTACAAAAGAGAAACAATATACAAGTGCCGTGACAATCCCAATTAGTCTAATGCAGTACACTTAGcaaggtttatttttttttaaatataataaatcaaaataaaaaagtagatagaatagaaaatacaagtgttagagggtcaagttttTTATAATAAGTAATagaacacatgcaaatagaatagaaagtgctagtgttagagggtcaagtgtagatggaagagatgtgtctttagcggtttcttgaagatggctaaagactcaggtgcttggattgagttgggcaaGTCATTCCACCAGCAGAGAACATTGATATAACATTATTGATTAATTGTCACGTAGAATATTCTTATTACCTGGTTCCTTACTAGATAACACACTTCTCTTTAAAATTAGACTAGTTTATGCAATGAACTTATTTAAATTAAGGAAAACTTTTCTATACAAGACTAAAACAAGTTAAACAAATGACTTGCTGGATTCAAGTTATGCTATTATTTTAGACGATAACAAGCAATAGCATGCTAaagacaattacatttattgttaCTATATGCAACATCAGATGAGCAGGTAGGAAGAGATCATCTCAGTACTGGCATTAATGCTGTTATTGCTTATTAACTGACACAACACACATCATGGTCAACATGTAGCCATCCATAATAACCGAACTCTATCATAACTGAACATTAAATGCCAACACGTCTTTCTCCTCactgaaaaacacataaaattacacttaatttCACCATTTACTCTCCTAATGCAGTTTCTAATACATGGTcccatttatttactttacatTTGAGAGCTTATTTAGTCAAAATGTGGGATAGTCCACCTTGTGAAAGTAATTTAACAGCTATGTTTCCAAATTTTCTGAAAGATAATGGGTTCTAAGTTATTTGTTGACTATGTCCAGTGTACTACGTTTGGTATGTGCTGATTGCCTGTAACAATGTCAAACTGAATGCTCCCTGTAGGCTACATTGGGGTTGTGAACCGCAGTCAGAAGGACATTGATGGCAAGAAGGACATCACTGCTGCAATAGCAGCGGAGAGGAAGTTCTTTCTCACCCATCCAGGCTACCGACACCTGGCCGATCGCATGGGGACTCCGTACCTGCAGAAAATTCTTAACCAGGTTGAATGACAGCAAGAGTCACTCATGCAATTGtttttctgcatgttttttATATACCCCACAGCCATTTTGATAAAGAATGTTATCTTTATCAAAGATAACAGAGATTTTGACTAGTAACCAAgggtttctgttttcatttagcAATTAACTAACCACATCCGAGACACTCTGCCAGGACTGAGGAACAAGCTTCAGAGCCAACTACTGTCCATTGAGAAAGAGGTGGAGGAGTACAAGCACTTCCGCCCCGATGATCCTTCTCGCAAAACCAAGGCTCTGCTACAGTGAGTTTGACATGTATTGcacatttgaacatttacagCCCGTGCACATaaactaccgttcaaaagttaggattcagatttttaaagatttgttgTTGGTGGTgtcaaaagaaaataatatttttattcagcaaggattcattaaattgatcagtgaCAATTAAGACATTTATGATGTCAGAAAAGaattctattttaaatcaattatgTTCTCTCaaactttcttttcatcaaagaatcctgaattttttttttgcaaaattcagaattgccttcagaggaataaattgcattttaaagtatattaaaaaccCTTTGCGGGGTCACAGGGGTCTGGAGcctaagaaaaatgttattttaaattgtaataatattgtaataatactgtATTTCGTAATATTTCtgagcataagaggcttctttcaaaaacattaaaaatcttactgacctcaaacttttgaacagtagtgtatcatgtgtgtgtgtgttcctgtgtGAAGGTACAGTGTGTATCCGTGATTGCACATAAAACactaggtaacactttatttcgatagtccactttagacattctactaacagtaaataactttgcaactacatgtcaactagcagtcattagagtattagtagactgactatcagaaactttgcaagtatatgtcaacttattctactaaccctaaacctaccctactgagagttagtagacatgtagttgcaaattaatgagaattcgttaacatgtagttgacatgtagttacaaagttacttgtagttagtagaatgtctaaagtggactatcaaaataaagtgttaccaaacactATTCTCTGGTTTAAAGGATGGTGCAGCAGTTTGCGGTGGATTTTGAGAAGTGCATTGAGGGTTCAGGAGATCAGGTGGACACAGTGGAGCTGTCTGGAGGTGCGAGGATCAATCGCATCTTTCATGAGCGCTTCCCCTTCGAGCTGGTTAAGGTAATTTCATCATACTGTTGTACTCTAAGAGCAAAATTACAGTATATCCTCTCAAATTATATCAAGTAGGTGTTTCTGTGTCTGTTAATGATGACTAGATGGAGTTTGACGAGAAAGAGCTGCGTAAGGAGATCAGTTACGCCATCAAGAACATCCACGGTATCAGGTGTGCATCTGCTTCTACCTcaaacacacagtcacacacttTAAACAGCTCTCCTGCTCTGAGATCAAACTCGCTTTGATGTTACTTTGACATTCTGAGCTACTGCGTGCTAGATTTAAGGTACTGTACTATGAGAACCATGCCATGAAATATGAATTGCAATGACAAACAACTGTAAAGCACATGATTTAGATCTCTGACTGCTCTGTTCATCTCTTTCACTTGTCAGAACCGGTCTGTTTACTCCAGACATGGCCTTTGAGACTATTGTTAAACGGCAGATTGGAAAGATCAAAGAGCCATGTCAGAAATGTGTGGACCTTGTCATCACTGAGCTGGTCAATACAGTCAGGCAGTGCACCAAGAAGGTAAAACTCCACAGCTTCacatacactacagttcaaaggtttggggtcagtagatttttttttctttttcatttatacttttattctgcaagaaaacattattttgatcAGAATGTCACAAAAAagtctatttttaataaatgctgttctttagaaCTTTCTATTCGTCAAAGAATTTTGGAATCACGTTTTCCACAAAAgtattcagcagcacaactttttttggcagtaataataataaagaaatgtttcttgagcaccaaatcatcatattagaatgatttctgagggatcacgtgacactgaagactggagctttgccatcacaggattacattacattttaaaatgtttgcaaaTTGGGGAAAAAGGTTAAATTGTGGTTTGAAATTGTAATCACATTATTAGtatttcactgtatttctgatcaaataaatgcagccttggtaagcaactttcaaaaccattaaataatcttactgaccccaaattcaTTTTCCAATTTTCCATATTTATAACCTTATATGATGCCACTTTGAGTGAATTTTATAAAGCCTGCCAAGAACATGTACAGGTCATATTTAACCCCTGAATAAAaagatttgtaatttttaaaaattctttaatttaagaaagtaattaaattaaattcaaaatatatatattatttttttctatgttTGAATTGTGACATTATATTTTGATTCACACAAAAAGTTCTCAAAAATATACattgtttaaaagtaaaatattgcatttcccagaacacatttcatttataaaaaataaataaaacatagagACACATTGTAATAGTGAGAATGGGGATGGGGGATTTGGTTAATTGTCACCTAAATAATGCAAAACTATTTTCCAGcaattaaatgattattttaacaattaaattattatttttgcattaggCTTCATTGTCTTCATGCATAtaagaatttattattttaattgggGGGTGAATATCATTCAGACATGTTTTTCCGTGAGCTCCATTCATGAACTGATAATCACTGAAATCCCTTGTCCATTTGTCTGCAGTAATAAGATTTGCTTGAACAATAAGCCCCGCTTATTGTCTCAGCCGTTGTAGTTGATCCAGTatgggtttttttgttgttttttttgggacAGCTGGCTCAGTACCCCATGCTTAGAGAGGAAATGGAGAGGATTGTCACCCAGCACATCCGAGATCGAGAGAGTCGCACCAAGAATCAGGTACCTGCTAACCCTCACATATACAAACTCATGTGGTAAAACCAAGCTAGATCTTCAACTGAAAAATAAGTAGTGACGTGTATTCTTTTCCTGCCATTAGGTCATGTTGCTAATTGACATCGAGTTAGCCTACATGAACACCAATCATGAGGACTTCATCGGTTTTGCAAAGTAAGatcattattaacattttactaACATTATTGTCTGTCACTTAAAAACGCAAAAATCTAGAACACTCCAACATAACTGTGAGGAGATCATCAGGTTCATAGAAACTAATACTGAACATGTCATTCAATGAATGCTTTCTGAAGAGCAATTCAGAAGAAGACTAAAGAACCATCATTAAATGAACTAAGGCTGAGAGCCTTTTTCAAAGGCGCAGTGATGATAGACAGAGATTGTGTCCTCTGTGATCCCTAGATATGCACAGTAGACTTACAGACTGATTCATATAGACATCGTAAATGTGACTGTAAAGTAATTTTGCAGTTTAAAAGTGTCTGTTCGACATACATTTTAGTTAATATTCTAATCTTCTATCAGTTTCGACTTTTATAAATCCTTCGGCAGAATTCAATCCATGGAATTTATTATTGAATCTGATCACCACTATTGAATGAAGCCTAGCCAGGCTGGTTTGTCCTATTGTGAGTTTGGTCATAGTCTAGTATGTGGACCAGCATATGCCATTCTGTTTTCCAGCTTTTGCAATTTAACTGGTAAAGGTAGTTAACTAAAGGTTGGAATACACTACACTACTCTTGTACAGATCTTTGCCTGGATTAGCAGTCTGGACAATTTGATGCTAACTGTCGAGAATCAGAGTCAGTCAGCAGTCGGGGCTTTAGACTGATTCCATCCGATCGAATGATGTAAGAAATGTTTGATAATTTCAGCCGATTTTAGAGCAcatgttgttttcatttatcATGCATCTCCTAGAGTCAAATTTCTGTGAGTTGGGAGTGTTGGGAATGACTTTAAAGCCATAGTGTGTGATTGTCAGTCTAGTGCATGATGACCAAAGTTGGCAAGTACATAatgtttagtttttaaaatctgtagtgtattccagccctTAGGAGGTCATGTTAAGAAGTCAGATGGTGACATCAGTATCTGTTTTTTGGCAGTGACCCCCAAAATTCAAACTCATGCCAAATGGTGTTGTGGCTAATAGATATCCATAAGTTCCAATCGTTTTGTGCTCTTTatagatacatacatatatatatatttctgtttctCACTTCAGTGCCCAGCAGAGAAGCAGTCAGATGAATAAGAAGAAGGCTGCTGGCAATCAGGTAAGCGCAATCCAGAATGAACAGATGCTGCGTCCTGCGTGCATCACACAGCCTGGACAGATGTTTGTTGCCTCACTCAAACATTACTTATGTAGGAACAGCAGGCGCAGGTCTATAATtggacactgcatcactcagtCTCTGTCATTTTATGAGATTTTAGTTATTGAGAACAGTGGTGGGTGTTGTTTTGTAAAATGCTCTTTAAAAGTAAGAAATAATTAGGAAGAGCTTGGTTGAAAAAAGTGCTTCATTAGCCACTGGCAAAACATTAAGAAAGAAGCAACTGAATTAGAGAATTTCTAATCAGTTATTAAATAACATCTATATTGACCATGCAGTTATATCTgatacatacagtgaggaaaataagtatttgaacaccctgctattttgcaagttctcccacttagaaatcatggaggggtctgaaattgtcatcgtaggtgcatgtccactgtgagagacataatctaaaaaaaaaaatccagaaatcacaatgtatgattttttaaccatttatttgtatgatacagctgcaaataagtatttgaacacctgagaaaatcaatgttaatatttggtacagtagcctttgtttgcaattacagaggtcaaacgtttcctgtagtttttcaccaggtttgcacacactgcaggagggattttggcccacctccacacagaacttctctagatcagtcaggtttctggcctgtcgctgagaaacacggagtttgagctcctccaaagattctctattgggtttaggtctggagactggctaggccacgccagaaccttgatatgcttcttacagagccactccttggttatcctggctgtgtgcttcgggtcattgtcatgttggaagacccagcctcgacccatcttcaatgctctaactgagggaaggaggttgttccccaaaatctcgcaatacatggccccggtcatcctctccttaatacagtgcagtcgccctgtcccatgtgcagaaaaacaccccaaagatgatgctaccaccccatgcttcacagtagggatggtgttcttggatggtactcatcattcttcttcctccaaacacgtttagtggaattatgaccaaaagttttattttggtctcatctgaccacatgactttctcccatgactcctctggatcatccaaatggtcattggcaaacttaagtcggcctggacatgtgctggtttaagcaggggaaccttccgtgccatgcatgatttcaaaccatgacgccttagtgtattaccaacagtaaccttggaaacggtggtcccagctcttttcaggtcattgaccagctcctcccgtgtagttctgggctgatttctca
This genomic window contains:
- the dnm1b gene encoding dynamin-1 isoform X14 codes for the protein MGNRGMEDLIPLVNRLQDAFSAIGQNANLDLPQIAVVGGQSAGKSSVLENFVGKDFLPRGSGIVTRRPLVLQLINCPTEYAEFLHCKGKKFTDFDEVRQEIEAETDRITGQNKGISPVPISLRVYSPHVLNLTLVDLPGMTKVPVGDQPHDIEFQIRDMLMQFVTKENCLLLAVSPANSDLANSDALKIAKEVDPQGMRTIGVITKLDLMDEGTDARDILENKLLPLRRGYIGVVNRSQKDIDGKKDITAAIAAERKFFLTHPGYRHLADRMGTPYLQKILNQQLTNHIRDTLPGLRNKLQSQLLSIEKEVEEYKHFRPDDPSRKTKALLQMVQQFAVDFEKCIEGSGDQVDTVELSGGARINRIFHERFPFELVKMEFDEKELRKEISYAIKNIHGIRTGLFTPDMAFETIVKRQIGKIKEPCQKCVDLVITELVNTVRQCTKKLAQYPMLREEMERIVTQHIRDRESRTKNQVMLLIDIELAYMNTNHEDFIGFANAQQRSSQMNKKKAAGNQDEIMVIRKGWLTINNIGIMKGGAKEYWFVLTAENLSWYKDDEEKEKKYMLPLDNLKLRDIEKSFMSSKHVFALFNTEQRNVYKDYRQLELACDTQEEVDSWKASFLRAGVYPERITDKEKQSDASEENGSDGFMHSMDPQLERQVETIRNLVDSYMAIVNKTVRDLMPKTIMHLMINNTKEFIHAELLANLYSCGDQNSLMEESAEQAQHREEMLRMYHALKEALNIIGDISTSTVTTAMPPPVDDSWLQVQGGPSGRRSPMSSPTPQRRAPPGPPRPGGRTAPGPPTAGAPPVPSRPGASPDPFSAPPPQVPSRPNRGPPGVPSPSALT
- the dnm1b gene encoding dynamin-1 isoform X15 encodes the protein MGNRGMEDLIPLVNRLQDAFSAIGQNANLDLPQIAVVGGQSAGKSSVLENFVGKDFLPRGSGIVTRRPLVLQLINCPTEYAEFLHCKGKKFTDFDEVRQEIEAETDRITGQNKGISPVPISLRVYSPHVLNLTLVDLPGMTKVPVGDQPHDIEFQIRDMLMQFVTKENCLLLAVSPANSDLANSDALKIAKEVDPQGMRTIGVITKLDLMDEGTDARDILENKLLPLRRGYIGVVNRSQKDIDGKKDITAAIAAERKFFLTHPGYRHLADRMGTPYLQKILNQQLTNHIRDTLPGLRNKLQSQLLSIEKEVEEYKHFRPDDPSRKTKALLQMVQQFAVDFEKCIEGSGDQVDTVELSGGARINRIFHERFPFELVKMEFDEKELRKEISYAIKNIHGIRTGLFTPDMAFETIVKRQIGKIKEPCQKCVDLVITELVNTVRQCTKKLAQYPMLREEMERIVTQHIRDRESRTKNQVMLLIDIELAYMNTNHEDFIGFANAQQRSSQMNKKKAAGNQDEIMVIRKGWLTINNIGIMKGGAKEYWFVLTAENLSWYKDDEEKEKKYMLPLDNLKLRDIEKSFMSSKHVFALFNTEQRLYSSAQW
- the dnm1b gene encoding dynamin-1 isoform X16 yields the protein MGNRGMEDLIPLVNRLQDAFSAIGQNANLDLPQIAVVGGQSAGKSSVLENFVGKDFLPRGSGIVTRRPLVLQLINCPTEYAEFLHCKGKKFTDFDEVRQEIEAETDRITGQNKGISPVPISLRVYSPHVLNLTLVDLPGMTKVPVGDQPHDIEFQIRDMLMQFVTKENCLLLAVSPANSDLANSDALKIAKEVDPQGMRTIGVITKLDLMDEGTDARDILENKLLPLRRGYIGVVNRSQKDIDGKKDITAAIAAERKFFLTHPGYRHLADRMGTPYLQKILNQQLTNHIRDTLPGLRNKLQSQLLSIEKEVEEYKHFRPDDPSRKTKALLQMVQQFAVDFEKCIEGSGDQVDTVELSGGARINRIFHERFPFELVKMEFDEKELRKEISYAIKNIHGIRTGLFTPDMAFETIVKRQIGKIKEPCQKCVDLVITELVNTVRQCTKKLAQYPMLREEMERIVTQHIRDRESRTKNQVMLLIDIELAYMNTNHEDFIGFANAQQRSSQMNKKKAAGNQDEIMVIRKGWLTINNIGIMKGGAKEYWFVLTAENLSWYKDDENQPWYSHLYNLKFVAHIPVTDTPGSSTYQRSQSPEY
- the dnm1b gene encoding dynamin-1 isoform X7 — its product is MGNRGMEDLIPLVNRLQDAFSAIGQNANLDLPQIAVVGGQSAGKSSVLENFVGKDFLPRGSGIVTRRPLVLQLINCPTEYAEFLHCKGKKFTDFDEVRQEIEAETDRITGQNKGISPVPISLRVYSPHVLNLTLVDLPGMTKVPVGDQPHDIEFQIRDMLMQFVTKENCLLLAVSPANSDLANSDALKIAKEVDPQGMRTIGVITKLDLMDEGTDARDILENKLLPLRRGYIGVVNRSQKDIDGKKDITAAIAAERKFFLTHPGYRHLADRMGTPYLQKILNQQLTNHIRDTLPGLRNKLQSQLLSIEKEVEEYKHFRPDDPSRKTKALLQMVQQFAVDFEKCIEGSGDQVDTVELSGGARINRIFHERFPFELVKMEFDEKELRKEISYAIKNIHGIRTGLFTPDMAFETIVKRQIGKIKEPCQKCVDLVITELVNTVRQCTKKLAQYPMLREEMERIVTQHIRDRESRTKNQVMLLIDIELAYMNTNHEDFIGFANAQQRSSQMNKKKAAGNQDEIMVIRKGWLTINNIGIMKGGAKEYWFVLTAENLSWYKDDEEKEKKYMLPLDNLKLRDIEKSFMSSKHVFALFNTEQRNVYKDYRQLELACDTQEEVDSWKASFLRAGVYPERITSDASEENGSDGFMHSMDPQLERQVETIRNLVDSYMAIVNKTVRDLMPKTIMHLMINNTKEFIHAELLANLYSCGDQNSLMEESAEQAQHREEMLRMYHALKEALNIIGDISTSTVTTAMPPPVDDSWLQVQGGPSGRRSPMSSPTPQRRAPPGPPRPGGRTAPGPPTAGAPPVPSRPGASPDPFSAPPPQVPSRPNRGPPGVPSRPNKGSPSHSENPQTSFDS
- the dnm1b gene encoding dynamin-1 isoform X5; its protein translation is MGNRGMEDLIPLVNRLQDAFSAIGQNANLDLPQIAVVGGQSAGKSSVLENFVGKDFLPRGSGIVTRRPLVLQLINCPTEYAEFLHCKGKKFTDFDEVRQEIEAETDRITGQNKGISPVPISLRVYSPHVLNLTLVDLPGMTKVPVGDQPHDIEFQIRDMLMQFVTKENCLLLAVSPANSDLANSDALKIAKEVDPQGMRTIGVITKLDLMDEGTDARDILENKLLPLRRGYIGVVNRSQKDIDGKKDITAAIAAERKFFLTHPGYRHLADRMGTPYLQKILNQQLTNHIRDTLPGLRNKLQSQLLSIEKEVEEYKHFRPDDPSRKTKALLQMVQQFAVDFEKCIEGSGDQVDTVELSGGARINRIFHERFPFELVKMEFDEKELRKEISYAIKNIHGIRTGLFTPDMAFETIVKRQIGKIKEPCQKCVDLVITELVNTVRQCTKKLAQYPMLREEMERIVTQHIRDRESRTKNQVMLLIDIELAYMNTNHEDFIGFANAQQRSSQMNKKKAAGNQVIRKGWLTINNIGIMKGGAKEYWFVLTAENLSWYKDDEEKEKKYMLPLDNLKLRDIEKSFMSSKHVFALFNTEQRNVYKDYRQLELACDTQEEVDSWKASFLRAGVYPERITDKEKQSDASEENGSDGFMHSMDPQLERQVETIRNLVDSYMAIVNKTVRDLMPKTIMHLMINNTKEFIHAELLANLYSCGDQNSLMEESAEQAQHREEMLRMYHALKEALNIIGDISTSTVTTAMPPPVDDSWLQVQGGPSGRRSPMSSPTPQRRAPPGPPRPGGRTAPGPPTAGAPPVPSRPGASPDPFSAPPPQVPSRPNRGPPGVPSRPNKGSPSHSENPQTSFDS